One part of the Algibacter sp. L1A34 genome encodes these proteins:
- a CDS encoding TIGR04283 family arsenosugar biosynthesis glycosyltransferase yields MNKISIIIPVLNEAETIENLLFYLIDCSSLNNISEIIVVDGGSTDGTIPIIKNLGLNIKVLNSEKGRAKQMNLGASEANGNILYFLHADSLPPNRYDQLILSAIENGNAAGCFKMKFDSNHWWLKLASWFTQFNWQVCRGGDQSLFITHSLFKDIGGFDENFTIYEDNDFIAKLYQRKQFVVIQEWLTTSARKYNSHGIWKLQFHFWAIHLKKRFGATPEKLHQYYLKHIATN; encoded by the coding sequence ATGAATAAAATATCCATCATAATTCCTGTTTTAAATGAAGCTGAAACTATTGAAAATTTACTTTTCTACCTGATAGATTGTTCTTCATTAAATAATATCTCGGAAATTATTGTTGTTGATGGTGGCAGTACAGATGGTACGATACCGATAATTAAAAACTTAGGCCTAAATATTAAAGTTTTAAACTCTGAAAAAGGTCGTGCCAAACAAATGAATCTTGGAGCAAGTGAGGCTAACGGTAATATTCTATACTTTCTACATGCCGATTCTTTACCGCCAAATAGATACGATCAACTGATATTATCGGCTATAGAAAACGGCAACGCTGCAGGTTGTTTTAAAATGAAATTCGACTCTAACCATTGGTGGCTAAAACTAGCGAGTTGGTTTACGCAGTTTAATTGGCAAGTGTGTCGTGGCGGTGACCAAAGCTTATTTATTACTCACTCCCTTTTTAAAGATATTGGTGGCTTTGATGAAAACTTCACCATTTACGAAGACAACGATTTTATTGCCAAATTATACCAACGTAAGCAATTTGTGGTAATACAAGAATGGCTAACAACCTCTGCTAGAAAATATAATAGTCATGGTATTTGGAAACTTCAATTTCATTTTTGGGCTATTCATTTAAAAAAACGATTTGGGGCTACACCAGAAAAACTACACCAATACTACCTAAAACACATCGCGACTAATTAA